Genomic DNA from Candidatus Brocadia sp.:
CTAATCTATGATGGAGAGCATATATGTGATGTTTCCGGGAACGGATATGAACCAAAGGGTGAGATACTCCATGATCAAATGTCTGTTAAAGCAGAGGAGAAGAAAAAACATCTTCAAGTCCTGCGGATAGGACTTCTCTGCAATGAATCAAATATTTACGAGGAAGATGGTCGGTATAAGGTTGATGGAGATCCAACGGAAGGGGCACTTATTGTTTCTGCAATGAAGATAGGTCTCAAACCAGAGGAGGAAAAGAAGCACTATCCACAGATTGCAATCATACCCTTTGAGTCTGAACATGGCTATATGGCAACCCTTCACAGGCACGGCGAAAAAAAGCTTATATTTGTGAAAGGTGCGCCTGAGAAGGTACTGGATATGTGTGCCGAAACTGCGGCTGATGACGGTTCTCAGAAAAAAGAGATTTTACATATTGCCAGCAATTTTGCAAAAGAGGGTATGCGGGTACTTGCCTTTGCTTACAAGGAAGCCCCTCACGACATGGAGGAATTTACCCACCATGACGTGGGGTCAGGACTGATCTTTGCAAGTTTACAGGGAATGATAGATCCGCCAAGACCGGAATCGATAGAGGCAGTGAATGGTTGTAAGCGGGCTGGCATCAGGACTGTCATGATAACGGGCGACCATGCCGTTACAGCAGTATCAATTGCAAAAAAACTCGGATTGAGCGGAGATGATCCTGAGGTGATTGCCGGTAAGGAACTTGAAACGATGAGTGACGAGGAACTCTTTCATAAGGTAAAGGATGTCTCTGTGTACGCACGGGTCTCTCCACAACACAAGCTGAGGATAGTACAACAATTGAAGAAGCACGGTGAGATTGTCGCTGTAACAGGTGATGGTGTTAATGATGCCCCCGCCCTCAAGGAAGCGCATATCGGTATCGCTATGGGAAGAACAGGAACCGATGTTGCAAAGGAGGCGTCTGACATGGTCCTTGTAGACGATAATTTTGCAAGTATATTTAATGCCGTCAAAGAGGGACGGATACTCTTTGACAATATCCGCAAGGTCGTCTTCTTCCTTATACCAACCGGCATAGCTACCATAATTTCCATTATTGCCGCGCTTATCCTTGGTATACCAATGCCATACGTGCCCACACAGCTTATCTGGATAAATATCGTCACGAATGGTTTGCAGGATGTCGCCCTTGCCTTTGAACCGGGAGAAAAAGGGATAATAAACAGGCCTCCGAGAGAGCCGGGTGAAGGTATAATGTCCCGGCTTCTGATAGAAAGAACCTTTCTTGTAGCCCTTATAATCAGTGGAGGCGTTGTCTATAACTTTATCGCAGCCTTACATGAAGGTGTCTCCCTTGAAAAGGCACGATCTGTTGCCATGACAACGATGGTCTTCTTCCAGTTCTTTCAGGCATGGAATTCACGTTCTGAAATGCAGTCTGTCTTCAGGGTCAATCCTCTGAGCAATCTTTTTTTGTTCTACAGCATGATAGCCGCATTTTTTGCCCAGCTTGCAGTGCTTTACGTACCCGCCCTTCAGTGGGTTTTCAGGACAGAGCCACTTACTGAAATGGAATGGGTAAACGTAGGAGCGATCACAGTGACCATCATAATTGCCGTTGAGATTGATAAATGGATAAGGAGGCGGTGGTTTTTGAAAACTTAAAACACGTATTTTCAGACACTACCGCTCATAGCAAACAAAATCAGACAATCAATACAGAAATTGAGGCCTGAAAGGCCGTTAGAATATAGCAGGGGGTGAAACCCCCTGTTTTTGAATAACAAAAGCAACAAGCCCCGAAGGGGCGAAAGGACTCTATGAAAAAAGCCTTTCACGAATGGTATTTAGCGGGCAAGGGAACTCTATTTTTGTGCTCGACACAAAAATGCATCGCTAAAAATATGAATATGCTGGTCACCCGAATTCCTTTCGCCCTTTCAGGGCTAGCCACGATATTCTCCATTTGCAGGGGGCTTCACCCCACAAGCGCTAACTTGTTTTATTGACAAATTTTATTCATCATGGTATATTTATATCAATCATCCCGCTACTTATAGGAGAACAAAGCCATGATGAATGAAGATTGGGATCTTCTCAAAACCTTTTTCCCAAACGATTGGAAAAGTTTAGCTGTCGCTACAAATGCTTTAAAAGGCTTGCGCAAGGATAAATCTGAAGAAAAACTTCTTCGAACATTACTAATTCATTTAGGATGTGGTTATTCATTGCGCGAGACAGTCGTTCGAGCCAAGCGTGCCAACTTA
This window encodes:
- a CDS encoding HAD family hydrolase; the protein is MNWYQIHTKEIIQKHGTSEEGLTDDEVSKRLQEYGLNKLIEEEKISRLKILLHQFTSPLIYILLIAAVVIAILKEYIDTGVIMAVVVINTIIGYIQEYKAEQGVRALKKMLIPRARVIRNGKEKEINSEELVPGDVVLLASGTKVPADLRLIRTYELKIEEAMLTGESVPAEKSIAMISEDNLTPGDQKNMAFMGTVVVSGRAKGIVVETGSKTVLGSIAREVKEIGVTKAPLQKKIENFAKYIGFIVMAASVVLFSMGIIIGENIHDMFMTAVAAAVAAIPEGLPIVVTIAMAIGVARMARQNAIIRKLPAAETLGSTTVICSDKTGTLTKNEMTVRLIYDGEHICDVSGNGYEPKGEILHDQMSVKAEEKKKHLQVLRIGLLCNESNIYEEDGRYKVDGDPTEGALIVSAMKIGLKPEEEKKHYPQIAIIPFESEHGYMATLHRHGEKKLIFVKGAPEKVLDMCAETAADDGSQKKEILHIASNFAKEGMRVLAFAYKEAPHDMEEFTHHDVGSGLIFASLQGMIDPPRPESIEAVNGCKRAGIRTVMITGDHAVTAVSIAKKLGLSGDDPEVIAGKELETMSDEELFHKVKDVSVYARVSPQHKLRIVQQLKKHGEIVAVTGDGVNDAPALKEAHIGIAMGRTGTDVAKEASDMVLVDDNFASIFNAVKEGRILFDNIRKVVFFLIPTGIATIISIIAALILGIPMPYVPTQLIWINIVTNGLQDVALAFEPGEKGIINRPPREPGEGIMSRLLIERTFLVALIISGGVVYNFIAALHEGVSLEKARSVAMTTMVFFQFFQAWNSRSEMQSVFRVNPLSNLFLFYSMIAAFFAQLAVLYVPALQWVFRTEPLTEMEWVNVGAITVTIIIAVEIDKWIRRRWFLKT
- a CDS encoding IS4 family transposase produces the protein MMNEDWDLLKTFFPNDWKSLAVATNALKGLRKDKSEEKLLRTLLIHLGCGYSLRETVVRAKRANL